One stretch of Saccharopolyspora erythraea DNA includes these proteins:
- the ssuE gene encoding NADPH-dependent FMN reductase, with protein MSNVLIISGSPSATSKTERVGDHLARRLAGGGIAAEHLRLRRLPPRPLLSADAADPDVAAAVAQVERADGIILATPTYKAAYSGLLKVFLDLLPQFGFAGKAVLPLATGGSVAHVLALDYGLRPVVQSLGPRHVVQSFFLLDKHILGLDEELSLHADSAAPLEDVLAQFRKALDGVPHETVLGRSA; from the coding sequence GTGTCCAACGTCCTGATCATCTCGGGGAGCCCTTCCGCGACGTCCAAGACCGAACGGGTCGGCGACCACCTCGCGCGCCGCCTGGCGGGCGGGGGCATCGCCGCCGAACACCTGCGCCTGCGCCGGCTCCCGCCCCGGCCGCTGCTGTCGGCCGACGCCGCCGACCCCGACGTGGCCGCCGCGGTGGCGCAGGTCGAGCGGGCGGACGGGATCATCCTGGCCACACCGACCTACAAGGCGGCCTACTCGGGTCTGCTGAAGGTGTTCCTGGACCTGCTGCCGCAGTTCGGTTTCGCGGGCAAGGCGGTGCTGCCGCTGGCCACCGGCGGCAGCGTCGCGCACGTGCTGGCGCTGGACTACGGACTGCGCCCGGTGGTGCAGTCGCTGGGGCCCCGCCACGTCGTGCAGAGCTTCTTCCTGCTCGACAAGCACATCCTCGGCCTCGACGAGGAACTGTCCCTGCACGCCGACAGCGCGGCGCCGCTGGAGGACGTGCTCGCGCAGTTCCGCAAGGCGCTGGACGGCGTGCCGCACGAGACCGTGCTGGGCCGCTCGGCCTGA
- a CDS encoding ABC transporter substrate-binding protein, whose protein sequence is MRTWHRPATLTAALGLTALLAGACGTAPATAPGLDVHTDVVSAIQKDESIAALLPEETRRSGVIRFGSSIGGSPPGAFHAEDDGTAVGQDIDIADAVAGVLGVRVEREAAAFEAVLPALGSGKYEVGTGNFGVTEERKKTIDFVTYINDGQGFAVRRDSDLPPVTDVTQLCGRTVGTSAGTTFEATLNAQRDRCARSGRPEYQVQVFSEQSALYSALNQGKVDVLMSTINGLRYGVAQQPNLKFLNEFRRLDVGFAVRKASPLAPALQAAVNKLIQDGSYKRILDKWGTASSAIPESRTSPPEIT, encoded by the coding sequence ATGAGGACCTGGCACCGACCAGCAACACTCACCGCCGCGCTCGGCCTGACCGCACTGCTGGCAGGCGCCTGCGGCACGGCGCCGGCGACCGCGCCGGGCCTGGACGTCCACACCGACGTTGTCTCGGCGATCCAGAAGGACGAATCGATCGCGGCGCTGCTGCCCGAGGAGACCCGGCGCAGCGGCGTGATCCGCTTCGGCTCGTCGATCGGCGGCTCGCCGCCGGGGGCGTTCCACGCCGAGGACGACGGCACCGCCGTCGGCCAGGACATCGACATCGCCGATGCCGTCGCAGGGGTCCTGGGCGTGCGGGTCGAACGCGAGGCCGCGGCGTTCGAGGCGGTCCTGCCCGCGCTCGGCAGCGGCAAGTACGAGGTCGGCACCGGCAACTTCGGGGTCACCGAGGAACGCAAGAAGACCATCGACTTCGTCACCTACATCAACGACGGCCAGGGGTTCGCCGTCCGCCGGGACAGCGACCTGCCGCCGGTCACCGACGTGACCCAGCTGTGCGGCCGAACGGTCGGCACGTCGGCGGGAACCACGTTCGAGGCCACGCTCAACGCGCAGCGCGACCGCTGCGCCCGAAGCGGCCGGCCCGAGTACCAGGTGCAGGTGTTCTCTGAGCAGAGCGCGCTGTACTCGGCGCTCAACCAGGGCAAGGTCGACGTGCTGATGAGCACCATCAACGGTCTGCGCTACGGCGTCGCCCAGCAGCCGAACCTGAAGTTCCTCAACGAGTTCCGCCGCCTCGACGTCGGGTTCGCGGTGCGTAAGGCTTCACCGCTGGCCCCTGCGTTGCAGGCGGCGGTGAACAAGCTGATCCAGGACGGCTCCTACAAGCGCATCCTGGACAAGTGGGGCACCGCCTCGTCGGCGATCCCGGAGTCCCGAACCAGTCCACCCGAGATCACGTGA
- a CDS encoding amino acid ABC transporter permease: MTRSHLRAVDDVGVPDVVTAPPKVVPLRHRARWVAAAVVLVLLALLVRSVLTNPNFQWQVVCAYFTTPAVLHGLLMTLWLTAVTMVLGFLLGTALAVMRLSGNPVLAGLSWGYVWLFRSIPLLVQLLFWFNIGALYPVLGVAPFTVSTVNLIGGTTTAIIGLVLHEAAYAAEIVRGGILSVDVGQTEAAQALGMRKSRVLRRIVLPQAMRAIIPPSGNLLVGTLKGTSIVSVIAVHDLLYSVQIIYNRNYLVIPLLLVACIWYLVVTTVLTTGQYYVERHYARGAERRLPPTPVRRLRSAWRDLAARAARQGGTA, from the coding sequence ATGACCCGTTCCCATCTGCGGGCGGTCGACGATGTCGGTGTTCCCGACGTCGTGACCGCACCGCCGAAAGTCGTACCGCTGCGCCACCGCGCGCGGTGGGTGGCCGCCGCCGTCGTGCTGGTGCTCCTGGCGCTGCTGGTCCGGTCGGTGCTGACGAACCCGAACTTCCAGTGGCAGGTCGTCTGCGCGTACTTCACCACGCCCGCCGTGCTGCACGGGCTGCTGATGACCCTGTGGCTCACGGCCGTGACGATGGTCCTCGGCTTCCTGCTGGGCACCGCGCTGGCCGTGATGCGGCTGTCGGGCAACCCGGTGCTGGCAGGGTTGAGCTGGGGCTACGTGTGGCTGTTCCGATCGATCCCGCTACTGGTGCAGTTGCTGTTCTGGTTCAACATCGGCGCGCTGTACCCGGTTCTGGGCGTGGCGCCGTTCACCGTCTCCACCGTCAACCTGATCGGCGGGACGACCACCGCGATCATCGGCCTGGTGCTGCACGAGGCCGCCTACGCAGCCGAGATCGTGCGCGGCGGCATCCTCTCGGTCGACGTGGGGCAGACCGAGGCCGCGCAGGCGCTGGGAATGCGCAAGTCGCGCGTGCTGCGCCGGATCGTGCTCCCGCAGGCCATGCGGGCCATCATCCCGCCGTCGGGCAACCTGCTGGTCGGCACGCTCAAGGGCACCTCGATCGTCAGCGTCATCGCGGTGCACGACCTGCTCTACTCGGTGCAGATCATCTACAACCGCAACTACCTGGTCATCCCGCTGCTGCTGGTGGCGTGCATCTGGTACCTCGTCGTCACGACGGTGCTCACCACCGGCCAGTACTACGTCGAGCGGCACTACGCGCGCGGCGCCGAACGCCGTCTGCCACCGACGCCGGTGCGGCGACTGCGCTCCGCGTGGCGGGATCTCGCCGCACGCGCCGCGAGGCAGGGAGGAACCGCCTGA
- a CDS encoding amino acid ABC transporter ATP-binding protein: MGTSAMVRVRDLHKSFGATPVLRGVSLEVAEGEVTCVIGPSGSGKSTLLRCVNHLEKIDAGTVEVDGALVGYRESGGRLHELPDRAIARQRAEIGMVFQDFNLFAHMTVLENLVEAPIGVRGLSRKDAVERARDVLRLVGLPDRADSYPRQLSGGQQQRVAIARALAMRPKVLLFDEPTSALDPELVGEVLSVMEELAAGGLTMLVVTHEMGFAREAADSVVFMDAGRVVERGSPASVLGAPRERRTREFLDRVL; encoded by the coding sequence ATGGGGACTTCGGCGATGGTGCGCGTGCGCGACCTGCACAAGAGCTTCGGCGCGACACCGGTGCTGCGCGGGGTTTCGCTGGAGGTGGCCGAGGGGGAGGTCACCTGCGTGATCGGTCCGTCCGGTTCCGGCAAGAGCACCCTGCTGCGGTGCGTGAACCACCTGGAGAAGATCGACGCAGGCACCGTCGAGGTCGACGGGGCGCTGGTCGGTTACCGCGAATCCGGCGGCAGGCTCCACGAACTGCCGGACCGGGCGATAGCCCGGCAGCGCGCCGAGATCGGCATGGTCTTCCAGGACTTCAACCTGTTCGCCCACATGACCGTGCTGGAGAACCTGGTCGAGGCTCCGATCGGGGTGCGCGGTCTGTCCAGGAAGGACGCGGTCGAGCGCGCTCGCGACGTGTTGCGGCTCGTGGGGCTGCCCGACCGCGCGGACTCCTACCCGAGGCAGCTCTCGGGCGGCCAGCAGCAGCGCGTCGCGATCGCACGCGCGCTGGCGATGCGGCCGAAGGTGCTGCTGTTCGACGAGCCGACCAGCGCGCTGGACCCGGAGCTGGTGGGGGAGGTGCTGTCGGTGATGGAGGAGCTGGCCGCCGGCGGCCTGACGATGCTGGTGGTGACCCACGAGATGGGTTTCGCGCGGGAAGCCGCCGACTCGGTGGTGTTCATGGACGCGGGCCGGGTGGTCGAGAGGGGCTCGCCTGCCTCGGTGCTGGGCGCCCCGCGCGAGCGGCGGACCCGCGAGTTCCTGGACCGGGTGCTGTGA
- a CDS encoding FAD/NAD(P)-binding protein: MSARLVIVGAGPRGAGLLERIGAGAPELFTTGELTVHLVDPHPPGAGRLWRADQSELLWMNSMAEDVTMFLDSSVRCEGPVRGGPSLSEWAREAVELEVAGSPGPLDDLPERIAGQVRAMTGRTFAGRQVQSAYLSWFFDRVVSSLPANVSVRVHEDDVVDLEDLPGGRQRVRLAEGADLVADIVVLAMGHTDAEPGGEHARLRDFARGHGLFYLAPEYSADADLDRLPPGEDVIMRGFGLAFVDLMVLLTEGRGGRYRRSRDGTLTYLPSGQEPRIHVGSRRGVPYRSKIGYGLQGPRPRYPRFFGPEQIDRLPRGADFGRDVWPLIEKELGWGHYHELFTAHPDRATTSWEEFSERYARLPPGSPELAALVTDAVPKPEDRLDVPALDRPLAGRSFSGREELQAAVREHITADLARSDDPRHSADLGVFLALLSVYGQLPAVFDKLGARSHVRQLDGWFYGFFNYFASGPPGPRLRQLLALSRAGVVSFVGAGMWVRAVDGEFEAGGASTGDVVRARALVEAKLPAPTMRRSRNALLRGLLERGAAVEETLVEGDFRHVTGRLLVTQESARVLNREGRAHPRRYALGTYTSGRAMAAFARPHTNSPGFRKNDAVAREILRSLAEVEQTHRACA, translated from the coding sequence GTGAGCGCCCGCCTGGTGATCGTCGGGGCGGGCCCGCGCGGTGCGGGCCTGCTGGAGCGCATCGGTGCAGGCGCCCCGGAGCTGTTCACGACCGGGGAGCTGACCGTGCACCTGGTGGACCCGCATCCGCCGGGCGCCGGGCGGCTGTGGCGGGCCGACCAGTCGGAGCTGCTGTGGATGAACTCGATGGCCGAGGACGTCACGATGTTCCTGGATTCCTCGGTGCGGTGCGAGGGCCCGGTCCGCGGCGGTCCGTCGTTGAGCGAGTGGGCCCGCGAGGCCGTCGAGCTGGAGGTGGCGGGATCGCCGGGACCGCTGGACGATCTGCCGGAGCGGATCGCCGGACAGGTCCGAGCCATGACCGGGCGGACCTTCGCGGGCCGTCAGGTGCAGAGCGCCTACCTGTCCTGGTTCTTCGACCGCGTGGTCTCGTCGCTGCCGGCCAACGTGTCGGTGCGGGTGCACGAGGACGACGTGGTGGACCTGGAAGACCTGCCCGGCGGGCGACAGCGGGTGCGGCTGGCCGAGGGCGCGGACCTGGTCGCCGACATCGTCGTGCTGGCGATGGGGCACACGGACGCCGAACCCGGCGGCGAACACGCGCGGCTTCGCGACTTCGCCCGCGGCCACGGCCTGTTCTACCTCGCTCCCGAGTACTCCGCCGATGCCGACCTCGACCGGTTGCCGCCGGGGGAGGACGTGATCATGCGGGGTTTCGGGCTGGCGTTCGTGGACCTCATGGTGCTGCTCACCGAAGGTCGCGGCGGGCGGTACCGGCGGTCGCGGGACGGCACGCTGACCTACCTGCCGTCGGGGCAGGAACCGAGGATCCACGTCGGTTCCCGCCGGGGCGTGCCCTACCGCTCGAAGATCGGCTACGGCCTGCAGGGGCCGCGTCCCCGCTATCCGCGGTTCTTCGGGCCCGAGCAGATCGACCGGCTGCCGCGCGGTGCGGACTTCGGTCGCGACGTGTGGCCGCTGATCGAGAAGGAGCTCGGCTGGGGCCACTATCACGAGCTGTTCACCGCGCACCCCGACCGCGCAACCACGAGCTGGGAGGAGTTCTCCGAGCGCTACGCGCGGCTCCCGCCGGGGTCCCCGGAACTCGCGGCGCTGGTGACCGACGCGGTGCCCAAGCCGGAGGACCGGCTCGACGTGCCGGCGCTCGATCGGCCGCTGGCGGGCCGGTCCTTCAGCGGCCGGGAGGAGTTGCAGGCGGCCGTGCGGGAGCACATCACCGCCGACCTGGCTCGCAGTGACGATCCGCGCCACAGCGCGGACCTCGGCGTCTTCCTGGCGCTGCTCTCGGTCTACGGTCAGCTTCCGGCCGTCTTCGACAAGCTCGGAGCGCGCTCGCACGTGCGGCAGCTCGACGGCTGGTTCTACGGCTTCTTCAACTACTTCGCCAGCGGGCCGCCCGGCCCGCGCCTGCGGCAGCTGCTCGCCCTGTCGCGAGCGGGGGTGGTGTCGTTCGTCGGGGCCGGCATGTGGGTGCGGGCAGTCGACGGGGAGTTCGAGGCGGGCGGTGCGAGCACCGGCGACGTGGTGCGCGCCCGCGCGCTGGTCGAGGCGAAGCTTCCCGCGCCGACCATGCGGCGCAGCCGCAACGCGTTGCTCCGTGGCCTGCTCGAACGAGGGGCGGCGGTGGAGGAAACGCTGGTGGAGGGCGATTTCCGGCACGTGACAGGACGACTGCTGGTGACTCAGGAGTCGGCGAGGGTGCTGAACCGCGAGGGCCGGGCGCATCCCCGCCGCTACGCGCTCGGCACCTACACCAGCGGCCGGGCGATGGCGGCCTTCGCGCGTCCGCACACGAACTCGCCGGGCTTCCGGAAGAACGACGCCGTGGCACGCGAAATCCTGCGCTCCTTGGCCGAAGTGGAGCAGACGCACCGGGCGTGCGCCTGA
- a CDS encoding ABC transporter substrate-binding protein — protein MVRRRGLRGLVRTAALLGVLVVGSACGSATTAPAKAPVPPPVSADALSKVVLKVGDQKGGSRSQLAAAGLLDDVPYRIEWSTFTSGPPLLEAVSAGAVDVGSVGNTPPLFAAAANARLSLVSASKADPAGDAILVPPDSPLRAVTELRGKTIGVAKGSSAHGQILYTLARAGLGLGDVRLSFLQPSEAYSAFTQKQIDAWAVWDPYTAQAEIEAGARVLATGEGTANGYGFQAASIGALGDAGKNAAIADFVTRLARAQVHNDAHPEDRARTWTAETGLPIDVTRRAADRKNQLPVPMDQALVDSEQRLADALADARVLPGRIRFEDFVDRRFDAQVVAVR, from the coding sequence ATGGTGCGGCGTAGGGGATTGCGCGGGCTGGTCCGGACGGCCGCGCTGCTCGGCGTGCTCGTCGTGGGTTCCGCCTGCGGCAGCGCGACGACCGCGCCCGCGAAGGCACCGGTGCCGCCACCGGTCAGCGCGGACGCGCTGTCCAAGGTCGTGCTGAAGGTGGGCGACCAGAAGGGCGGCTCGCGGTCGCAGCTCGCGGCCGCCGGACTCCTCGATGACGTCCCCTACCGGATCGAGTGGTCGACTTTCACGTCCGGACCGCCATTGCTGGAGGCGGTGTCGGCAGGGGCGGTCGACGTCGGCAGCGTCGGGAACACCCCGCCGCTGTTCGCCGCGGCCGCCAACGCCCGGCTCTCGCTGGTCTCGGCCAGCAAGGCCGACCCGGCCGGCGATGCCATCCTCGTTCCGCCGGACTCGCCGCTGCGCGCCGTCACCGAGCTGCGCGGCAAGACCATCGGTGTGGCCAAGGGGAGCTCGGCGCACGGCCAGATCCTCTACACGCTGGCCCGCGCCGGGCTCGGGCTCGGCGACGTGCGGTTGTCGTTCCTGCAACCGTCGGAGGCGTACTCGGCGTTCACGCAGAAGCAGATCGACGCGTGGGCGGTGTGGGACCCCTACACGGCGCAGGCGGAGATCGAGGCCGGCGCACGGGTTCTCGCCACCGGTGAGGGCACCGCGAACGGCTACGGGTTCCAGGCCGCGAGCATCGGGGCGCTGGGCGACGCGGGCAAGAACGCCGCGATCGCCGACTTCGTCACCCGGCTGGCGCGGGCGCAGGTCCACAACGACGCCCATCCCGAGGACCGCGCCCGCACGTGGACGGCGGAGACGGGGCTGCCGATCGACGTGACCAGGCGCGCCGCCGACCGCAAGAACCAGCTCCCCGTCCCGATGGACCAGGCGCTGGTGGACTCCGAGCAGCGGCTGGCCGACGCCCTCGCCGACGCCCGGGTGCTGCCGGGGCGCATCCGTTTCGAGGATTTCGTGGACCGGCGCTTCGACGCCCAAGTCGTGGCGGTCCGGTAG
- a CDS encoding ABC transporter ATP-binding protein produces the protein MAGQHEGGVSRAVSVRGLVKSFDGRRVLDGLDLDFAPGEFVALLGRSGSGKSTLLRILAGLDRDVEGELDVPEAVSVAFQEPRLLPWRSVAENVFLGLRAADRREIARRALREVGLGDREDAWPLTLSGGEAQRVSLARALVREPDLLLLDEPFGALDALTRLSMHELVERLWRDHGPSVLLVTHDIDEALALADRVLVLADGRITAEHVPPRNRPRAQSDLAALRGNIMRDLGVVEHGAA, from the coding sequence GTGGCGGGTCAACACGAAGGCGGCGTGAGCCGCGCGGTCTCGGTGCGCGGCCTGGTCAAGAGCTTCGACGGACGCAGGGTGCTCGACGGCCTCGACCTGGACTTCGCGCCCGGTGAGTTCGTCGCTCTGCTCGGCCGGAGCGGATCGGGCAAGTCGACGCTGCTACGAATCCTGGCCGGGCTCGACCGCGACGTCGAGGGCGAGCTCGACGTCCCGGAGGCGGTGTCGGTGGCCTTCCAGGAGCCGCGGCTGCTGCCGTGGCGCTCGGTCGCCGAGAACGTGTTCCTCGGGCTGCGGGCCGCCGACCGCCGCGAGATCGCGCGTCGTGCCCTGCGCGAGGTGGGTCTCGGTGACCGGGAGGACGCCTGGCCACTGACGCTCTCCGGCGGCGAAGCCCAGCGGGTCTCGCTGGCCCGTGCCCTGGTCCGGGAACCGGACCTGCTGCTGCTGGACGAACCCTTCGGCGCACTCGACGCGCTCACGAGGCTTTCGATGCACGAGCTGGTCGAGCGGCTGTGGCGCGACCACGGTCCGTCGGTGCTGCTGGTGACCCACGACATCGACGAGGCGCTGGCGCTGGCCGACCGCGTCCTCGTGCTCGCCGACGGACGGATCACCGCCGAGCACGTTCCGCCCAGGAACCGGCCACGGGCGCAGAGCGACCTGGCAGCGCTGCGCGGCAACATCATGCGAGATCTGGGAGTGGTGGAACATGGTGCGGCGTAG